Genomic DNA from Salvia miltiorrhiza cultivar Shanhuang (shh) chromosome 1, IMPLAD_Smil_shh, whole genome shotgun sequence:
ATTACCCCCATGTTCCCCTCAATATTTGCGCATGTCAATTATTGATTTCGGAGTGCAATTAAATGAGAGAGAATATACCaatcattttttatattatattatataattattagtaTAATATGACATGTTTGTGAATTGTGATAATATAATCTTACAATGcttacaattttattaaataaaatcccATTCCATACAGACTACCTCTTgaaataattctaaaaaaaataaaaaatacagaCTACGGAATACATTtttttgaattgaaattttattgaaaaagaaaaaaattatatataaccATTGATAGCAAAGAGGCGCTAATATATAACTTTATGAATCCATGTGAATCCAATTTTATCACATCGTTTATTGTATACTTGTGTTTCATAAGGCATGAGAAAATTTTTAATATACCTAATTGATTTATTGTAAAAATGGTAAAAGTTTTGCTCGCAAAAGAAATGGTAAAACTTGCCAAGAGAATTTGATTAAGGAGCACCAATAATGGTTTCATATTCCTCTTTTACAGTGACTCGAACTCCAATGCTATTGTTTAACACCAAtatattttaatctttaattaaATTGCTACACGTTGTTCATTCATAAATGCAATATAGAATGAAACACCATTAGAGGATCCGAATCACAATTTTCTTAGTTTAGGTTTAAGAATaactatataaaaattatatatatatatataaactatctTTCCATTAGTTCTTGCATATATTTTGAgccaggtttttttttttgatgaaattacattataaataatacaaaccacacacaccccacctagtggttattgtggccgagagtattcaaacctgtgacctcttggacaacatgCAACCACCctaaccactaggccatcccaaagGGACAAAAAAGGTCACATCGTTGGAATGTCCATGAAGGGTCGACCATTGTGATAATTGAAcaagtataattaattaattctctttGGAGATTGATACAAAAATATTCTCTTCCAAACGTTACAATGCATTTAACTTTAAAGTCCTGTTAGCATAATTGCAACACAAATTTCAAACTTGTCATGTAAGCACCAAAAATTATAAGACAATGTAGTTAGCATGCCAGTTATGATACACGCACTATGCATAACGTATGACACGAGAAATACGAGTCCCGCATTTATGAATTCAAACAACAATATAATatgcccaaaaaagaaaataaaaaaagagtaatgctaaacagccacattgtggccacccacaatttacccaagtagaaaataatttaatttatttaatttattttttaaaataaaaataagatttagttattttatcatattctctatataataattatttttttgcaattttttggtaactttttatttttattaaaaaataaataaaaaataaaaaatacaaaaaaaaaatttaaaaaaataagtacaatatagagaatataataaaataactaaatcctatttttattttcaaaaataaattaaataaatcaaaattgttcttattatattagtgtgtgggtgaccacaatgtggctgcatagatttattgataaaaaaagcAGCACTTAAATTTTAGGCAGTCACAAATATCTGTTTGAGAAAGCTATGGGTGGCGATGATTAGTAATTAAAAGGAAGAAAGGTGATGATAataagtaaaaattaaaaaaggtGAATTGAATGAATAATTAGGTGGTAGTCATATGATTAAAGGAAATACACTAAAATGTTGGTTTAGTGGGCTAGAGTAGAGGGATCACTTTCCAATTCGTCTTTATAAGATGGAAAACCTCAAGTCAACCTCACCTCATCATTTGGTCTTGGTTAATCTAGTAGCCCTCTTAGCTTTATTTCCCCtttatattttccttttcctttcctCATCAATGTCATCACCTTTCtagctatattttttttttgatcagtaaagtaaaaattttattgaaagaaaatggATCAAGCTATATAACCACCACATTCTAATTTCCCCATCAAAGAATGCCACCCGTGCGACCATGAAGGTTCACCAGTTCGCACGTGGGTTCCGGGACTGCAAGCGCCTCCGCCCCCTCGCCCCCGCCCCCTTCAACTTCATCAGACATGGATCCTCGGATTATCAGAAAAGAGAATCAACTCAGGTGACATATCTCTTCCACACAAAATCTCTTattctattaattattaatgCCGATGGTGTTTCAACTGCCAGAAGGGATTTACACATATATATTAAATGCTGCTTGAATTCAGCTGTGTGATGTCATTTAAAATGGTATGGAAGCTAGATTTCCAAGTCAGAAAGTGCCATCCTGCCACCAGACTACattaatgaaaatgaaaatttcacTGTTGCATGCaacaaccacacactcgcactCACACTCGGGAATTTCTCGCCTTACACTGCGGGAGAGAAAATGCAAATAGTTGGCACATtaggcctctctctctctctctctcaatcataAATATAATATCACTTTCACACAGTTTTTCCAAAAGTTCTTGTATAACGGCCCACCATAGTTTGAAAACAAAGACGGCGATGTTGAATTTGGGAGTGAGGGTTCCGATTTGGATGCAGGCGGAAGCGCCGGCGCCGGGTGGGACGAGGTGGAATCCGACTCAAGAACAGATCGGAATACTGGAGATGCTGTACCAAGGCGGCATGCGAACGCCCAACGCCCACCAAATCGAGCAGATCACTGCGCAGCTCGCCAACTACGGCAAGATCGAAGGCAAAAACGTGTTTTATTGGTTCCAAAACCATAAGGCGCGAGAGCGCCAGAAGCAGAAGCGCGGCCTCAGCCCCCGCCAACCACCGCCTTCTCCATTTGCCACGGTATGTAACTTTGCAAATTTGTGTAATTCAGTCACGAATCGGAAGCATCTGAGTAGGCTCACCAGTAAAACATGTTTCTATATATGGTGTAagtgttcattttagaactaaatttaattaatttggttCAGGGAGAGGATTTAGATTGTAGCGCGCAGAAAAGAAAGTGCAGATCGTGGGCGTTTGATCAAGTAGATTACAGATATTGtagagaggaagaagaaggagttGAAGATAGAACCCTGGAGTTATTCCCTTTGCACCCTGAAGGAAGATCTTGAGGAATTAATAGTTAATGTTGACCTTAGTTATGCTTATTTGTAGTCTGCTTTTGATTAATGTCTGCAGCTGCCAGTCCAACCCTTATTCTATGTTTGCTTTTCTAATTTTTGCTTTGTACAAGGGAAGAAGACAAGTTGTTGTATTGTATGGGGCAACTTTCTGATGCATTCTGATCAATTTTCAGTTACAAGGTATTATTATTTCTTGCTAGCTGTGAATATGTCTGAATGCAAAGTGCTTTGGCTATTTATTAGAAGCGTTACTTTTGACTATAGAAATACTGTATTTACTTTAAGGTTGGAAATGGTACAAGCTCAGAATGGTAGGACACTGAAGTCCATGCATATCTACAAGTTTTTCTTTCATGGACAATTTTGAGCaagtgtgtgtgtattttttttcgTGTAACAAAAGATTTGGTTACAACTTACAAAGCTTTTcaagtatatataaatatatttataaatattaattgtgATTTATGAGGTAGTGGTTTGTGGGGCCGGGTCAGATGTGTATCTGATGGAGACGAGACTATTTGGAGGGAAGGAATTTGAAAAACTAGATAAGATAAGTATTTGTTGGCGTGTGCGGAAATGTATTTGGCTTTTAACTATATCTATATGCTTTGGATTGGGCGAGACTGTTGCATGCAAATCTTTTCTATCATCTATTGTGACTCGAGTTGAGAACCCCACGAATAAAAAATACTACgacaatttttaattacatCAAAATTGAGATTTGATGATAATATTAAAATCTACATAACCCAGCCTCCTCCGATCCCGTCACCATAATGTTTATATTGAAATTTGATGATATAAGGTAGTGGGTGCCACGGCGGTTATGTAGGTGTTGCTGACGGCGGGGATTGGGTTGGCGgaggggtttttttttttttcaaactttaatttttgtataataaaattcaaatttctagttttaaattattgataaattttataCTGCAATAAGAAAAGGGTATTTTAAAgagaatatttataattaatatatttttatttttatggttattataaatttatatttaagtaAAATAATTATCGTAATATTTTCCTGTTAAAAAGTTTGTCTAgtgtggtttaaaaaaaaaaaaaaagtttgtccaGTGTCTTCAAGTAACTTATGTGGTTTTCCCCataacacaaaaaataaaataacaataataatatggGCTCGCTTTTGCTTGCATCTtccttactaaaatatttttgatataCAAGAAACTTTTTTTCTTACTTTTAGTTTTAGGGTGGCCTCTATGTAAATGTAAAGTTGGATTTTTTGAAAAAGTCAACTGGCTAAGAAAAAATattcagaaaaagaaaaaacaaaattgaTTTTTTGAGGGGGAAAACAAAATTGATTTTTATGAGACCAGTAGTTGGTGATCAAAAATTCCAAATGGATATCTGACAGTTTATGAATCTTATTGATTGGAGCTTGTATCTCTTAGATGTTTTTCATAAATGGCTTACGTCCACATTTAAGATAATGGGCCTCGCACTTTTCTGTAcatgaaattattaatttgttttaaacttGGGCCTTCATCCCAAAATGTTCGGGCTTGTTTATATTTCCCCAAGTTTCAAAATACGgagattctattcatagccttcattttactctttatagcccctatataaaataataataataataaatacaaaaaatattattttacccTCTAATTTATAGccccaataattaaattaaaatcagtAATCACATTTTCAAAATCTACATTTCGccttttccctatatatatatatttatatatatatatatatctatatatatatatttatatatatatataatatatttatatatatatataatatttacatCAAGACTTGTATTCCCTAAAAAACAAAGGTAGGGgaaaaaaatcttaaaaattaaCCACCGAAACCATAGAACGTCGTGCCTTGCCTCTTAGAGCATAGACGACATCCATGGCAGTTTGTTGTTCTTCATCACATTTTAGTAAATCTTCTTCATTTGGTTTGTTGTTCTTCATCACATATAAGCAGCAAAATAGGATGAAAAGGCAAAGCCCAATCccagaaaacaaaataaaataaaaacgataGCCCATTCATCACCAGACTAAATAGAGTCTAAGAAGCCTACGCAAAAAACTCAACAATTACTATTTCTTGTTATTTGGAAAATAATGTGAAGGGACCTTAGCATATAGTATATATTACTCTTGTTGCTACTCTCTTTGAACAGATGCGAGACAAGACCAACTCTTCATTTTGGGGAGACCATTCTGGGCCGACGTCGTCTTTTTCAAAGTTATCAGTGGAACAAGTGGGCCTTCATAAGCAAGTGTTGATACGGATTATCGTTGCTTGTGCTTTGGATTAGCTGTGCACAGTACATACAAACGCCCACACCGCTTTATAGTTCGACAAAACTCACACAACTTCTTGACTGATGAACGGACCTTCATCCTTCAATAGCAGACAGAGGATTGACGCTCAATCCTCGTTTTCCAGAATTGAGATTAAGATTCCCCCCGCTCTCCCGCCCCACATTTTAGAAAATCAACTAATCTATAACCCCACTCATCATCACTCAATCTTCACACTTTAATCGCCCCGACCAAAGCATTTAATTGCTAATTCCAATTCCCCTACCCTTACTTCACCCCTTATTATTCTTATATTCTAAGTCACTTTCAATTATCCCTCTCTCAAACGCGGGTAGCAGAAAGCTCTCATGCTCCAAAAGCTTCGACGACTATGGCAATTTCCGATGCGGTGGTAGGGAATCTGACGACTCTCTACCTGATTGTTATTGCGGCCATCAAGGCCTACGACATGGAGACGGGGCGGAGCTTTAGCGACAGTTGTATAATCATCCTTTCCATGGCAGTGGTCGTGCTGATCCTCGTCGCCATCCTCACCTGGGTGGCGCTGCCACTGCATCCTTGCGGATTTGCTTCATATACAAGGTGCGATGCCGAAGAATCAATGACGGTGGCGGCATAAAGCTTGTTTACGCGAAGACACTCGACAACTGGACGGAGGCTGAGATTGATTTTTGAGCTGAGATTGATGGTTATAGACTACTTTgcatatatttaatttatcgACTTTTTTGAGCATTTAATTACTGGGGGCCCTAGattaaagggtaaaattgtaaatttataaatacttattattagtattattttatatagaggctataaagagtaaaatggagGCTATGAATATAATCTCCCTTCAAAATATGCTCGGGCTCCTTTAGTACGGAAGTTATGATATACTCCTACACTGGGGGCCCTAGattaaagggtaaaattgtaaatttataaatacttattattagtattattttatatagaggctataaagagtaaaatgtaGGCTATGAATATAATCTCCCTTCAAAATATGCTCGGGCTCCTTTAGTACGGAAGTTATGATATACTCCTACACTTACAAAATTTGACTACGTCATGCACTTCTCATTGCCATGTTACACGTGGCATCATCCTAATTCCCCAGACGCGACAATCAAATCCAACGAATGCGATTTCACCTCTTTCCTCCAACTAGGGTTTCATAAGCCTCCCTTCATATTTATACCGTCACAGTTCACTGCCCTCCCCGAGTGCGGTGCAGTTCCCTGCCCTCCCTAACCAAAAAACCccaaaaattttctctctctaaagttttCTATTCCTATCCCAAAATTTATCCCCCAATTTAACACATACGTAGCCGAAAACCCAAAAAAGAGTTACCTTTTTTTTCCCACTTTCAGCATTGCTTGTTTCTCTGTTCTTCTCTCTAATCAATaacgaggagagagagaaaatatcccCCAGAATCAAGAATATAGCTGAAATTGGAGCAATGGCGCAGATTCAGGTGCAGCACCAGAATGTGGCGGCGCCGGCTCCCAATGGAGTGGCGGTGGCGCCTGGTGGGGCTTCTGCAGGACAGTTTCAGACGACCTCTCTGTATGTCGGTGACTTGGATTTCAACGTAACGGACTCGCAGCTCTACGATCTGTTCAATCAGGTTGGGCAGGTTGTGTCTGTTAGGGTTTGTCGCGACCTTAGCACTCGCCGCAGCCTTGGCTATGGTTATGTCAATTATAGCAACCCCCAGGACGGTTAGCactttgaatttttttagaTTTGTATCATCAATTGATGCATTTTAGATGCTTTATTTGCATGCACGCACACAAGCTCGTGCTTCAATCGCAGTATGGTCGGGTGTAAAGCAAGGTTGTGCTGTATCTGATGAAATTAATGGGTTCATGGTGTTGAAaatagtttttcttttttgctaGAACTTATAGGAAAAAGTGATTGAATCCgatgaaattgaaaaatcagTTCTTTTGCTGGCACAGTTTCTGGGGACGTGTATAGTGAACTCCAATGACAATTGGAAGGTTGGGTGCCTAAATTTATTAACAGAATGACAGTACGTGTTATTTATTTTGAGTGAACAGATTGGGGATAGGAATGGAGATGACGAATTTATCATACAAATGCAAGTCTCCTAATGAATATTTGGATTGTCAGCCATTTGATAGTGTCAATGTGATAACGCCCAAGACAATTGTGACAATGTTCTTCTTCTGATTTGCAAAATATGAAATTTGAGCTTATGTGATCCAAATTCTATGGTTATTTCAGATAAATTGTACAAAAAACTATATTACTGATAACTGCTGCATAAAGAAGCTTGAGCAAAGATGGTCGCTCTCAGTAGGTTTTGCTATCTAAAATTTGGTTCTTACAGCTGTATGCTCGTTTTAGCTTTTATTAGAAGATATTGAAGACTCTCAACAATATCATAGTTAACTCTCTCTGCATTGTTTCATTGCCATGTGGAAGAGCTTGTAGTAGGTTTACATATTTAAATATTGAGTACGATAGATATTTACAAATCCTATCCCAGTTTTTACCTTGTTTGTATAGCATGCTAATGGTCTCAATTGATTGTTACTGCAGCATGAccgcactttttttttttctcttcttttgttTGCTACTGTTTGGCACTATCACCAAGGTGCTTCAGCTTTCTATCATTTCAGCTCTCACGACTtttaaaattgtattttttttttcttgtgtgtTCTGTGTGCACTCTTTTCTACCTAAACAATAGGATGTTGTTTTTCA
This window encodes:
- the LOC130998336 gene encoding WUSCHEL-related homeobox 4-like, which codes for MKVHQFARGFRDCKRLRPLAPAPFNFIRHGSSDYQKRESTQAEAPAPGGTRWNPTQEQIGILEMLYQGGMRTPNAHQIEQITAQLANYGKIEGKNVFYWFQNHKARERQKQKRGLSPRQPPPSPFATGEDLDCSAQKRKCRSWAFDQVDYRYCREEEEGVEDRTLELFPLHPEGRS